A stretch of Henckelia pumila isolate YLH828 chromosome 4, ASM3356847v2, whole genome shotgun sequence DNA encodes these proteins:
- the LOC140860349 gene encoding uncharacterized protein has translation MDLSQRCNLNIEWEILKRDETLEKWKELYFAIKVELDELIQRTHGGERLCWDRKEEDIPEEHKKALKVKEERIESLEAKLASMEDQEIKKQREVDILRQSLRIMSHGKKLNNKIGQTRY, from the exons ATGGATTTGAGCCAAAGGTGTAATTTGAACATCGAGTGGGAGATATTGAAGAGAGATGAAACTTTGGAGAAATGGAAAGAGCTTTATTTTGCTATAAAAGTTGAGCTTGATGAGCTTATTCAAAGGACACATGGAG gGGAAAGGCTTTGTTGGGATAGAAAGGAAGAAGATATACCAGAAGAGCACAAGAAAGCACTGAAAGTCAAGGAAGAAAGGATTGAATCTCTTGAAGCAAAGTTAGCATCCATGGAAGATCAAGAAATCAAAAAGCAAAGAGAGGTGGACATACTGAGACAAAGCCTGAGAATTATGAGCCACGGgaagaaattaaacaacaaaaTTGGCCAAACAAGATACTAA
- the LOC140864457 gene encoding protein BLISTER-like: protein MAPAPAQVSRKQGHLEAGKKKLEEFRRKKAAENAKKAASTPQLQVSDDLQLEKQASEEAFIVDSSGFGVSYDLAEGRFEPSILIANNIIQETETDFKSDYSSSSYTNTKLSLLANNIDGNISIPKHSLLIGDEYAHSVGSDKHERADHEFLNEMNGNVSSSQVASTFGNYDILVHGPSSHQEVYRASSHSNDNGIDNHLSNYDNTPEKDFLLGNSSTSVFTPNLLPENSIRALLQDMLDNDGHLGNDIISSPYQNSVRSSPNMTRSVFGVGQKISEFPDMEEKKVSGSTGHMGGFDRSTPWISNNRYSDQSDTQLWSNRAPQSPTVSGRRSRPSFLDSIQISKAPASSPPLFGETKVDSSSSKVYPMDGLAELVSPKSVSSYIASSNEVDRFSHITESKHDLLSRKQNEDFAALEQHIEDLTQEKFSLQRALETSRALAESLASENSTLTDSFNRQGSLVNQLKFDLDKLQEEIKAQLAELEAVKIEYANAQLECNAADERAKLLASEVIGLEEKALRLRSNELKLERILENSQAEVSSYRKKLSSLEKDRQDLQSTVDALQEEKKLLLVKLRKASASGRSVDIKETSTNKKEMSTSTEDLGSVTEASNLDYYGTELLRSDDLSHENIMLRLEGLPLTIPSDQMRMIQNINMLISELALEKDQLTQALSAESSQRSKLSELNKELTRKLESQTQKFELLMSQSMANENIQRRQPDLHVEQEKTAYADEGDEVVERVLGWILKLFPGGSSKQRTSKHL, encoded by the exons ATGGCGCCGGCGCCGGCGCAGGTGTCGAGGAAGCAAGGGCATTTAGAAGCTGGAAAAAAGAAG TTAGAAGAGTTTCGACGAAAGAAAGCGGCAGAGAATGCTAAGAAAGCTGCATCCACGCCACAACTTCAAGTTTCAGACGACCTTCAACTTGAAAAGCAAGCATCAGAGGAAGCATTTATTGTAGATTCTAGTGGATTTGGTGTTTCTTATGATCTTGCGGAAGGTCGGTTTGAACCTTCAATTCTTATtgcaaataatattattcaagaAACTGAAACCGACTTTAAAAGTGATTATAGTTCTTCCAGTTATACAAATACTAAACTTTCTTTATTGGCTAATAACATTGATGgaaacatatctattcccaagcaTTCACTCTTAATTGGTGATGAGTATGCCCATTCTGTGGGTTCGGATAAGCATGAAAGAGCTGACCATGAATTCCTGAATGAAATGAATGGCAACGTATCATCTTCTCAAGTTGCTTCAACTTTTGGAAATTACGATATTTTGGTTCATGGCCCATCATCTCACCAGGAAGTTTACCGTGCTTCCAGTCACTCTAATGACAATGGGATAGATAATCACCTATCCAATTATGATAATACCCCTGAAAAGGATTTTTTACTTGGTAATTCCAGTACATCTGTTTTTACCCCGAATCTTTTGCCTGAGAATTCTATTAGAGCTCTTCTGCAAGACATGCTGGATAATGATGGCCACCTGGGCAATGATATAATATCTTCACCTTACCAAA ACTCTGTCCGTTCTTCCCCAAATATGACCAGATCTGTATTTGGTGTCGGACAAAAAATCTCCGAGTTTCCTGATATGGAGGAGAAGAAAGTTAGTGGTTCCACTGGTCATATGGGAGGCTTTGATCGTTCAACTCCATGGATATCTAACAATAGATATTCTGATCAATCTGATACCCAATTATGGTCAAACCGTGCGCCACAATCTCCAACTGTGTCTGGGAGAAGATCTCGTCCGTCTTTCCTTGATTCCATTCAGATTTCAAAAGCTCCCGCATCATCTCCTCCCCTCTTTGGAGAAACAAAAGTTGATTCATCTAGTTCCAAGGTCTACCCAATGGATGGTTTGGCTGAATTAGTTTCTCCAAAATCCGTGAGTTCTTATATTGCATCTAGCAATGAGGTTGACAGATTCAGTCATATCACTGAGAGCAAGCATGATCTTCTTTCACGGAAGCAAAATGAAGACTTTGCTGCTTTAGAACAG CATATAGAGGATTTAACGCAAGAGAAATTTTCATTGCAACGTGCTTTGGAAACTTCGCGTGCTCTAGCAGAGTCTTTGGCTTCTGAAAATTCAACTTTGACTGATAGCTTTAATAGACAG GGAAGCCTTGTCAACCAGCTGAAGTTTGACTTGGACAAGCTACAAGAAGAAATCAAAGCTCAACTG GCGGAACTCGAAGCTGTGAAAATTGAATATGCTAATGCTCAATTGGAATGTAATGCAGCTGATGAACGCGCAAAGTTGTTGGCGTCTGAAGTTATTGGGTTGGAAGAGAAG GCATTACGGTTGAGGTCTAATGAGCTAAAATTGGAGAGGATTTTGGAAAATTCCCAGGCTGAAGTTTCTTCTTACAG GAAGAAACTGTCAAGCCTTGAAAAAGATAGGCAAGATCTGCAGTCAACTGTTGATGCTTTACAAGAAG AGAAAAAGCTGTTACTGGTCAAATTACGAAAAGCTTCTGCAAGTGGGAGATCTGTTGACATCAAGGAGACATCAACTAATAAGAAAGAAATGTCAACTTCAACAGAGGATCTTG GTAGTGTCACGGAAGCTTCGAATTTGGACTATTACGGGACTGAATTGCTCAGAAGTGATGATCTTAGTCATGAAAACATAATGCTCCGTCTTGAAGGTCTACCTTTGACTATTCCTTCTGATCAGATGAGAATGATTCAAAATATTAACATGTTAATCTCAGAG TTGGCTTTGGAGAAAGATCAGTTGACGCAGGCCTTGTCAGCAGAATCATCGCAGAGGTCAAAGCTTTCG GAACTAAACAAGGAATTGACCCGAAAGCTTGAATCTCAAACACAAAAATTTGAGCTGTTGATGTCTCAAAGTATGGCAAATGAAAACATCCAACGAAGACAACCAGATCTTCATGTTGAGCAGGAAAAAACCGCATATGCAGATGAAGGAGATGAG GTGGTGGAAAGAGTATTGGGATGGATATTGAAGCTATTTCCTGGAGGGTCATCGAAGCAGCGAACCAGCAAGCATCTATGA
- the LOC140860634 gene encoding uncharacterized protein → MPLKETYSDSENTSETFEIEAALHDLRQGDLSVTQYFNTLSRHWQQLDLLEVHSWTCPNDTELYRRIVEQKRTFKFLLGLNKNLDEVRGRIMGTKPLLKIREAFSEVRREESRKKVMMGTQSPAPLLEGSALAARGPSPNSYSENRQQKGRPWCDNCQRPGHNRETCWKLHGKPADWKPRKTFKEKESRAHYTTAAEETPAQIESCPFTKEQLDMLQKLLHQNPASNLTSGTGMLAHKGKLSNAFTVNKQHGQQWIIDSGASDHMTGDRTVFHDYSPRNENYTVRIADGSLSKVAGIAN, encoded by the exons ATGCCGTTGAAGGAAACATACTCGGATTCCGAAAACACCTCAGAAACATTTGAAATTGAAGCTGCACTCCATGACCTCCGACAAGGAGATCTCTCTGTTACCCAATATTTCAACACTCTTTCTCGACATTGGCAGCAACTTGACTTGCTTGAAGTTCACTCCTGGACATGTCCTAATGATACAGAGTTGTATCGGAGAATTGTGGAGCAGAAACGCACTTTCAAATTCCTTCTTGGACTGAACAAAAATCTGGATGAAGTCAGAGGGAGAATAATGGGGACCAAACCTCTTCTAAAGATCAGGGAAGCTTTCTCAGAGGTTCGTCGTGAAGAAAGTAGGAAGAAGGTTATGATGGGAACTCAAAGCCCTGCCCCATTACTTGAAGGATCTGCCCTTGCAGCAAGAGGGCCTTCACCAAATAGCTATAGTGAAAATCGCCAGCAAAAGGGGAGACCATGGTGTGACAACTGCCAAAGACCTGGACACAATAGAGAAACATGCTGGAAACTTCATGGAAAACCAGCTGATTGGAAGCCACGTAAAACATTCAAGGAAAAGGAAAGTCGTGCCCATTATACCACTGCTGCAGAAGAGACACCAGCCCAAATTGAAAGCTGCCCCTTCACTAAAGAACAACTTGATATGCTCCAGAAACTCCTACATCAAAATCCTGCGAGTAATCTAACTTCTGGAACAGGAATGTTGGCACATAAAGGTAAATTATCAAATGCCTTTACAGTGAATAAGCAACACGGTCAACAATGGATTATTGATTCTGGAGCTTCAGACCATATGACGGGAGATAGAACTGTATTTCATGACTACAGCCCCCGTAATGAGAATTATACAGTTCGTATCGCTGATGGATCTCTCTCAAAAGTTGCTGGAATAG CAAATTAA